A region of the Chryseobacterium gotjawalense genome:
TATTGGGGCACATTTAACCACAAAGTCACAGAAGTTTAAAATAATATCAGGTTTAAGAAAAGCCCGCAAAAGTTGAACATTAAAGATTTTCAAAACTTAAGTGTTCTTCTTTTGCGACTGTGTGGTTAATAAACTTAGCTTAAGTGTTAAAAATATCAGTTTGAATGAAATTTAAATAAGCTCGTTGATTGTTCCCGATTTCGCTCATAAAAAAACAAGAAAGCGACCGTGAACAGAGCTTCCGCAGTTTCAATTTAATTTTAAAAAAGGAAATATCTTTGTGCCAACGGCAGTTCTTCCACCGGATCACAGGTGATATGCTCGCCGTCCACATACACTTTGTAATTTTCGGGATTGACTTCAATGTTCGGAGTTTTGTCATTGTGAATCAAGTCTTTTTTACCGATGTTGCGGCAGTTTTTCACCGGAAGGAAAATTCTGTTGAGCTGGTAGCTGCTAATTGTTCCGTTTTCGATGGATGCCTGGGAAACGAAGGTAATGCTCGTTTTCTGAACCGCTGTGCCGAAACCACCGAACATCGTTTTGTAAATGATTGGCTGTGGGGTTGGGATTGAGGCATTGGCATCGCCCATTTTACTGGCGCTTACAAAGCCGCTTTTTACGATCATTTCAGGTTTTACCCCGAAAAACGCAGGTTTCCAAATGACGAAATCGGCGATCTTGCCCACTTCCAGTGATCCTACATGGTCGGAGATTCCATGCGCGATGGCAGGGTTGATGGTATATTTTGCGATGTATCTTTTAACGCGGAAATTGTCATTTCCTTTGCCTTTGTCTTCTTCCAGTTCCTTGCGCTGCAATTTCATTTTATCGGCGGTCTGCCATGTTCTCATAACGACTTCTCCGCAACGGCCCATCGCCTGGGAATCGGAACTCATGATGCTGAAAACGCCCATGTCATGAAGGATGTCTTCGGCTGCGATGGTTTCCGGACGGATACGGGAATCGGCAAAAGCCACGTCTTCGAGAATTTCTTTGCTCAAATGGTGGCAAACCATGAGCATGTCTAAATGTTCATCGATCGTGTTCACGGTATACGGACGGGTAGGGTTGGTGGATGCCGGCAGCACGTTGGGATACATCGCGGCCTTGATAATATCCGGAGCATGGCCTCCTCCTGCGCCTTCCGTATGGAAAGTGTGGATCACCCGTCCGTCGATGGCGGCCATGGTATCTTCCAGGAATCCGCTTTCATTCAGCGTGTCGGTATGGATGGCGATCTGAATATCGTATTTATCGGCTACTTTCAGCGATGCGTCGATTACTGCGGTAGTAGCGCCCCAGTCTTCATGTACTTTAAGCCCCAGTGCGCCGGCTTCGATCTGTTCTTCCAGAGGTTCCACGGTGGAGCAGTTTCCTTTGCCGAAAAATCCCAGATTCATGGGGAAGGCTTCAGTGGCCTCCATCATTCTCTGAATATTGAATTTTCCCGGTGTTGAGGTTGTGGCATTGCTGCCGTCATTTGGCCCGGTTCCGCCCCCTATCATCGTAGTGATTCCGCTATAAAGAGAAGTTTCAATCTGTTGTGGAGAAATAAAGTGGACGTGAGTGTCGATTCCACCCGCTGTAACGATCATTCCGGCACCGTTGTGGATTTCTGTAGAAGCGCCGATAATCATTCCGGGTGTGATTCCATCCATGGTATCTGGGTTTCCTGCTTTACCGATCCCGACGATTTTGCCGTCTTTAATCCCGATATCTGCTTTTACAATTCCCCAGTGATCGATCAGAATTGCGCGGGTAATGCACAGGTCCAGAACGCCCTGTGATCTTAGAAATGTAGAATTCTGTCCCATTCCGTCTCGTACGGTTTTGCCGCCACCAAAAATAGATTCATCGCCGTATATTCCTAAATCGTCTTCTACTTCTATGATCAGATTGGTATCTCCAAGACGAATTTTATCACCCGTTGTAGGTCCAAGTATATTCGCGTACTGTTTTCTGTCTACTTCTAAACTCATTTTATAAAGATTTATAGTTTAAAGATTTCATTTTTGCGAGCGCTCTGTCTTTCACCTCATGTGAGTCGATAGAACCGCTTGTCAGATTGTCGAAGCCATAGAAATTCCGGTCACCGCCGATTTCTACCAGTTCTATTTCTTTTTCTTCGCCTGGCTCAAAACGGACTGCAGTACTTGATATGATATTCAGTCTTTTTCCGAAGGCTTCATCGCGGTTAAACAGCATCGCTTTGTTTACTTCAAAAAAATGATAATGCGAACCTACCTGTATGGGTCGGTCGCCGGTATTGGTCACTTTTATTTTTACAGTAGGCCTGCCTTCATTACAGATGATCGTGCCTTCTTTTACAAATATTTCTCCAGGTATCATAATGCTTTGTTTTTTGAGATTATCGGATTGGGTTGTGTACGCTCACCATTTTGGTTCCGTCTGGAAAAGTTGCTTCAATCTGTATGTCATGGATCATTTCGGGCACGCCAGTCATCACGTCGTCCCTCGTAAGGATATTTGCGCCTTCGTGCATGAGGTCGGCAACGCGTCTTCCGTCTCTTGCTCCTTCCATCACAAAATGACTGATCAGGGCTATAGATTCGGGGTAATTCAGTTTCACACCCCTTGCTTTTCTTTTCAGAGCAAGTTCTCCAGCGGTGTGCAGCATCAGTTTTTCGATTTCTCGTGGTGTTAAATGCATCTCAGTATTTTTAAAAGTTTTAGTATAACAGCTACTGCTCCATGTT
Encoded here:
- the ureA gene encoding urease subunit gamma is translated as MHLTPREIEKLMLHTAGELALKRKARGVKLNYPESIALISHFVMEGARDGRRVADLMHEGANILTRDDVMTGVPEMIHDIQIEATFPDGTKMVSVHNPIR
- the ureC gene encoding urease subunit alpha → MSLEVDRKQYANILGPTTGDKIRLGDTNLIIEVEDDLGIYGDESIFGGGKTVRDGMGQNSTFLRSQGVLDLCITRAILIDHWGIVKADIGIKDGKIVGIGKAGNPDTMDGITPGMIIGASTEIHNGAGMIVTAGGIDTHVHFISPQQIETSLYSGITTMIGGGTGPNDGSNATTSTPGKFNIQRMMEATEAFPMNLGFFGKGNCSTVEPLEEQIEAGALGLKVHEDWGATTAVIDASLKVADKYDIQIAIHTDTLNESGFLEDTMAAIDGRVIHTFHTEGAGGGHAPDIIKAAMYPNVLPASTNPTRPYTVNTIDEHLDMLMVCHHLSKEILEDVAFADSRIRPETIAAEDILHDMGVFSIMSSDSQAMGRCGEVVMRTWQTADKMKLQRKELEEDKGKGNDNFRVKRYIAKYTINPAIAHGISDHVGSLEVGKIADFVIWKPAFFGVKPEMIVKSGFVSASKMGDANASIPTPQPIIYKTMFGGFGTAVQKTSITFVSQASIENGTISSYQLNRIFLPVKNCRNIGKKDLIHNDKTPNIEVNPENYKVYVDGEHITCDPVEELPLAQRYFLF
- the ureB gene encoding urease subunit beta, with the translated sequence MIPGEIFVKEGTIICNEGRPTVKIKVTNTGDRPIQVGSHYHFFEVNKAMLFNRDEAFGKRLNIISSTAVRFEPGEEKEIELVEIGGDRNFYGFDNLTSGSIDSHEVKDRALAKMKSLNYKSL